The Novosphingobium terrae genome has a window encoding:
- a CDS encoding GNAT family N-acetyltransferase translates to MLAPPHLISDHAQDGAIRAVDWREMDQPEAITRWDALARQASEPNPFLASWYLLPSLRALQPPRVDLWCLERGAALIGLLPVAATRSYYGRPIPHLAGWTHPNSFLGAPLVARGAEEAFWHALLDHADRHAGLGLFLHLSDLPLTGALADALRRVLASRPHGLVWREERAMLASPLSPEAYLEASMSGKKRKELRRQHARLSETGVLAVERQRDANDLPAWIEQFLTLEAAGWKGKAGSALACRPDTATLFREAMSGAAQAGCLERLALTLDGQPIAMLANLLTPPMGFSYKTAFDEGLSRFSPGVLLQRENLALLEDSSLEACDSCAAADHPMIDHIWRERRAVGRVSIGIGGGLRRALFKEIVKRERQEEWK, encoded by the coding sequence GTGCTTGCCCCGCCCCACCTCATATCGGACCACGCGCAAGATGGCGCGATCCGTGCCGTGGACTGGCGGGAGATGGACCAGCCCGAGGCCATCACCCGCTGGGATGCTCTGGCCCGGCAGGCCAGCGAGCCCAACCCCTTCCTCGCAAGCTGGTATCTGTTGCCCTCGCTGCGTGCCTTGCAGCCGCCGCGCGTGGACCTGTGGTGCCTTGAACGCGGCGCCGCTCTGATCGGCCTGCTGCCGGTGGCCGCAACACGATCCTATTATGGCCGCCCGATTCCTCATCTGGCGGGCTGGACTCACCCTAACAGCTTCCTTGGCGCCCCCCTGGTGGCCCGTGGCGCGGAAGAGGCCTTCTGGCACGCCCTGCTGGATCATGCCGATCGCCATGCCGGGCTGGGCCTGTTCCTCCATCTGAGCGACCTGCCGCTGACCGGCGCTTTGGCCGATGCGCTGCGTCGCGTGCTGGCGAGCCGCCCTCATGGGCTGGTCTGGCGCGAGGAGCGCGCGATGCTGGCCTCCCCCCTCTCGCCCGAGGCCTATCTGGAGGCCTCCATGTCAGGCAAGAAGCGCAAGGAGTTGCGCCGCCAGCATGCGCGCCTTTCCGAAACCGGCGTTTTGGCGGTGGAGCGCCAGCGCGACGCCAACGATCTGCCCGCATGGATCGAACAATTCCTGACGCTGGAAGCCGCGGGCTGGAAGGGCAAGGCCGGTTCGGCGCTGGCCTGCCGCCCTGACACCGCCACCCTCTTCCGTGAGGCCATGTCCGGCGCGGCGCAGGCGGGATGCCTCGAAAGGCTGGCGCTGACGCTGGATGGCCAGCCCATCGCCATGCTCGCCAATCTGCTGACGCCGCCGATGGGCTTCAGCTACAAGACCGCCTTTGATGAGGGGCTTTCGCGGTTTTCGCCGGGGGTTTTGTTGCAGCGGGAAAACCTGGCGCTGCTGGAGGATAGCTCGCTTGAGGCCTGCGACAGTTGCGCCGCCGCCGACCACCCGATGATCGACCATATCTGGCGGGAGCGCCGTGCCGTGGGACGGGTGTCGATCGGGATCGGTGGAGGGTTGCGCCGGGCTCTTTTCAAAGAAATTGTGAAAAGAGAGCGGCAGGAAGAATGGAAGTAA
- a CDS encoding Maf family protein, with translation MEADGSETTRPLLVLASSSPRRRELLARLNVAPTRIASPDIDENPRKGEVPRAYALRMAQEKARAVKAETGEIVIAGDTTVALGRRILDKAETDEDVRAMLGKLAGRRHRVFASVAVVDAEGREKSRLSETIVTFKNLSEAEIEAYVASGEGLGKAGGYAIQGLAEALIRALSGSHSGVIGLPLYETRALLRWAGYPLG, from the coding sequence ATGGAGGCTGACGGGTCGGAAACGACCCGGCCGCTGCTGGTTCTGGCCTCCTCTTCGCCCCGGCGGCGGGAATTGCTGGCGCGGCTGAATGTCGCGCCCACCCGCATCGCCAGCCCCGATATCGATGAAAATCCGCGCAAGGGTGAAGTGCCCCGCGCCTATGCCTTGCGCATGGCGCAGGAAAAGGCGCGCGCGGTGAAAGCCGAAACCGGCGAGATCGTGATCGCGGGCGATACGACGGTGGCCCTTGGCCGCCGCATCCTCGACAAGGCCGAGACCGACGAGGACGTGCGCGCCATGCTGGGCAAGCTGGCCGGGCGGCGGCATCGCGTGTTTGCCTCGGTGGCCGTGGTGGATGCGGAAGGACGTGAAAAGTCACGCCTGTCCGAAACCATCGTCACCTTCAAGAATCTGAGCGAGGCCGAGATCGAGGCCTATGTCGCCAGCGGCGAAGGTCTGGGCAAGGCTGGTGGCTATGCCATTCAGGGGCTGGCCGAGGCGCTGATCCGCGCGCTGTCCGGCAGCCATTCGGGCGTGATCGGCCTGCCACTGTATGAAACCCGCGCGCTGCTGCGCTGGGCCGGCTATCCGCTGGGCTGA
- a CDS encoding TonB-dependent receptor, with protein MAAPAQAQTTDTTPVTKSGGLTDDATNDPVPTGVVHAKDTKGKEIVVVGEKIPGQVEAAQPPLAVMDEEDIAAYGVNSISDLLDALAPETGTGRGRGSTGPVILVNGQRISSFREIRDYPPEAIRRIEILPEEVALRFGYSPDQRVVNFILKDLFKSKVLDGTFTSPTRGGTSTIAGQANALNIDHGKRFNISAKADYTSPLTEAERGVTQTAGTTPTVSTDPQPGNYRSLVDSTKDYTLNATYTMPLSKKVMSGTLAINGTAARTDTTALSGLNTVTLTGPDGSTAVRTYPGALQQFSRTDTFSLGLTLNKPVGLWNLSATFDGSHADATTRNDNRYSTTSTAYTDMLAQAAAGTLSLTGALPSLPDAGQNVSKSITNSFTSLVTFGGRVIRLPGGHMALTTKAGFAYTALDSHSTLGTGNNLKRGDLSAGFNLAIPITSRRENFGAAVGDITLNVSGGLDNLSDFGIITNWTGGVTWGITPKLSLQASYIFNQEAPSLANLGGAQTISYNQTIYDFVKGESVLATVITGGNRSLVRESRNDIKLGINWSLPVVKNSNLIVEYFDNRSKNVSSSFPALTAAVLNAYPGRVTRDPTTGDITQIDETPVTIASQHEKRLRWGFNLFGNIGKPLPPVRRRFGMGGPGGPGGPGEGGPPPGEGGPPPGEGGGSGRGGGEGGGSGGGSGGSGGGTGASGATAGGGSGAALSSGGGGGGGRSGGGGFGGGPGGGGPGGPGGGFGGPPPGGGGGRDRVRYPGRWNISIYHTVNFLDRVQLVPGAQALDLLGGDTISSGGGVAVHSLAMDAGGSYKGMGVRLSGSWSSTTHVKGSGAPGATDLRFGSVLTLNARVFVDLGQQASLVKKSNFFKNARVSLGVNDLLDNYSKVTNSNGVTPTAYQWPYISANRRTVSLELRKLF; from the coding sequence ATGGCGGCCCCTGCTCAGGCGCAGACCACTGACACCACCCCCGTGACCAAATCGGGCGGGCTGACCGACGATGCCACCAATGATCCGGTGCCCACCGGTGTGGTCCATGCCAAGGACACCAAGGGCAAGGAAATCGTCGTCGTCGGCGAGAAGATCCCGGGTCAGGTGGAGGCTGCGCAGCCCCCGCTGGCGGTGATGGATGAGGAAGATATTGCCGCTTACGGCGTCAATTCGATCAGCGATCTGCTCGATGCCCTTGCGCCGGAAACCGGCACGGGGCGCGGGCGCGGCTCGACCGGGCCGGTCATTCTGGTCAATGGACAGCGCATCTCCTCCTTCCGCGAGATCCGCGACTATCCGCCCGAGGCGATCCGCCGCATCGAGATCCTGCCCGAGGAAGTGGCACTGCGCTTCGGCTATTCGCCTGACCAGCGCGTGGTCAATTTCATTCTGAAGGACCTGTTCAAGAGCAAGGTGCTGGATGGCACGTTCACCTCGCCCACGCGCGGCGGCACCTCCACCATCGCCGGGCAGGCCAATGCGCTCAACATCGATCACGGCAAGCGCTTCAACATCTCGGCCAAGGCGGATTACACCAGCCCGCTGACCGAAGCCGAGCGCGGCGTCACCCAGACGGCAGGCACCACGCCCACGGTCTCCACCGATCCGCAGCCGGGCAACTATCGCTCGCTGGTGGATTCGACCAAGGATTACACGCTCAACGCCACCTATACGATGCCGCTGTCCAAGAAGGTGATGTCGGGCACGCTGGCGATCAACGGCACGGCGGCCCGCACCGACACCACCGCGCTTTCGGGCCTGAACACGGTGACCCTGACCGGTCCGGACGGCAGCACGGCGGTGCGGACCTATCCCGGCGCGCTCCAGCAGTTCAGCCGCACCGACACCTTCAGCCTTGGCCTGACGCTGAACAAGCCGGTGGGCCTGTGGAACCTCTCGGCCACCTTCGACGGCAGCCATGCCGATGCCACCACCCGCAATGACAACCGCTATTCCACCACCAGCACGGCCTACACCGATATGCTGGCGCAGGCGGCGGCGGGCACGCTCTCGCTGACGGGCGCGCTGCCCTCGCTGCCCGATGCGGGGCAGAATGTCTCCAAGAGCATCACCAATTCCTTCACCAGCCTTGTGACTTTTGGCGGGCGGGTGATCCGCCTGCCGGGCGGGCATATGGCGCTGACCACCAAGGCGGGCTTCGCCTATACCGCGCTCGACAGCCACAGCACGCTGGGCACGGGCAACAATCTGAAGCGCGGCGATCTTTCGGCGGGCTTCAACCTTGCCATTCCCATCACCAGCCGCCGTGAGAATTTCGGTGCGGCGGTGGGCGATATCACGCTGAACGTCTCGGGCGGGCTCGACAATCTGTCGGACTTCGGGATCATCACCAACTGGACCGGCGGCGTCACCTGGGGCATCACCCCCAAGCTGAGCCTGCAGGCCAGCTATATTTTCAATCAGGAAGCGCCGAGCCTGGCCAATCTGGGCGGCGCCCAGACCATCAGCTACAATCAGACGATCTATGACTTCGTGAAGGGTGAATCCGTGCTGGCCACGGTGATCACCGGCGGCAACCGCAGTCTGGTGCGCGAAAGCCGCAATGACATCAAGCTGGGGATCAACTGGTCCTTGCCGGTGGTCAAGAACTCGAACCTGATCGTGGAATATTTCGACAATCGCTCGAAGAATGTCTCCTCCAGCTTCCCGGCGCTGACGGCGGCGGTGCTGAACGCCTATCCGGGCCGCGTCACGCGTGACCCGACCACGGGCGACATCACCCAGATCGACGAAACCCCGGTGACCATCGCCAGCCAGCATGAAAAGCGCCTGCGCTGGGGCTTCAACCTGTTCGGCAACATCGGCAAGCCGCTGCCTCCCGTGCGTCGCCGCTTCGGTATGGGCGGTCCCGGCGGCCCGGGTGGCCCGGGTGAGGGCGGTCCGCCCCCGGGCGAGGGTGGTCCGCCGCCGGGTGAAGGCGGCGGAAGTGGTCGCGGTGGCGGCGAAGGTGGCGGTTCGGGCGGTGGCTCCGGTGGTTCCGGTGGCGGCACGGGCGCATCGGGTGCCACTGCGGGTGGCGGTTCGGGCGCTGCGCTGAGCTCCGGCGGCGGTGGTGGCGGTGGCCGTTCAGGCGGCGGCGGTTTTGGTGGCGGCCCCGGTGGTGGTGGCCCCGGCGGGCCGGGCGGCGGCTTTGGCGGTCCGCCTCCGGGTGGCGGCGGTGGCCGCGACCGGGTGCGTTACCCCGGGCGCTGGAACATCTCGATCTATCACACGGTCAATTTCCTCGACCGGGTGCAACTGGTGCCGGGGGCTCAGGCGCTCGATCTGCTGGGGGGCGACACGATCAGCTCAGGCGGCGGCGTGGCGGTGCATTCGCTCGCGATGGATGCGGGTGGTTCCTACAAGGGCATGGGTGTGCGGTTGAGCGGCAGCTGGTCCTCCACCACCCATGTGAAGGGCAGCGGCGCGCCGGGTGCGACGGATCTGCGCTTCGGATCGGTGCTGACGCTCAATGCCCGCGTCTTCGTGGATCTGGGCCAGCAGGCCAGCCTTGTGAAGAAGTCTAACTTCTTCAAGAACGCCCGCGTGTCCTTGGGGGTCAACGATCTGCTCGACAATTACAGCAAGGTCACCAACAGCAATGGGGTGACGCCCACGGCTTATCAGTGGCCTTATATCTCGGCCAACCGGCGTACGGTCTCGCTGGAGCTGCGCAAGTTGTTCTGA
- a CDS encoding sodium-translocating pyrophosphatase, with translation MSPIATAIAFGALAILYGIVTARQVLSAPTGSEKMRDIAAAIQEGAQAYLKRQYSTIAVVGVIVAIIVTVALGPISGAGFVLGAVLSGAAGFIGMHVSVRSNLRTAAAAQHGLQSGLTLAFRAGAITGMLVAGLALLAIAIFFWYLTGPAGHAPGDRTVVTALTALALGASLVSIFARLGGGIFTKAADVGADLVGKVEAGIPEDDPRNPAVIADNVGDNVGDCAGMAADLFETYVVTVGATMVLTALHFQNQPALLLPLMSLPLLIGGVCILTSIIGTYFVRLGSSRNIMGAMYKGFGVTAVLSIPAIWLAIASVIGDVAGEMSTPLGTGMLTGQALFHCALLGLAITGLIIWITEYYTGTGYRPVRSIAKASETGHGTNVIQGLAISLEATALPTLVIVAGIIFAYQLAGLIGIAYAATSMLALAGMVVALDAYGPVTDNAGGIAEMAGLDDSVREKTDALDAVGNTTKAVTKGYAIGSAGLAALVLFAAYTTDLREFFPGLHVDFSLENPYVIVGLLLGGLLPYLFGAMGMTAVGRAAGDVVMDVRNQFASDPGIMAGTSRPNYARTVDLVTRAAIKEMVLPSLLPVLAPVVVYAVISAVAGRQNGFAALGALLLGVIVGGLFVALSMTSGGGAWDNAKKYIEDGHHGGKGSEAHKAAVTGDTVGDPYKDTAGPAVNPMIKITNIVALLLLAALAGQAAAG, from the coding sequence ATGAGTCCGATCGCCACCGCCATCGCCTTTGGGGCCCTGGCTATTTTATATGGCATTGTCACCGCGCGACAGGTCCTGTCAGCGCCCACCGGCAGCGAGAAAATGCGCGACATCGCCGCCGCCATTCAGGAGGGCGCGCAGGCCTATCTCAAGCGGCAATATTCCACCATCGCCGTGGTCGGCGTGATTGTGGCGATCATCGTCACCGTGGCGCTGGGGCCGATTTCCGGCGCGGGCTTCGTGCTGGGCGCGGTATTGTCTGGCGCGGCGGGCTTTATCGGCATGCATGTGTCGGTGCGCTCCAACCTGCGCACGGCTGCGGCGGCCCAGCATGGCTTGCAAAGCGGGCTGACGCTGGCCTTCCGCGCGGGTGCCATCACCGGCATGCTGGTGGCGGGGCTGGCCTTGCTCGCGATTGCGATTTTCTTCTGGTATCTCACCGGGCCTGCCGGGCACGCGCCGGGCGACCGCACGGTGGTCACCGCTTTAACGGCCTTGGCTTTGGGCGCTTCTTTGGTGTCCATCTTCGCGCGCCTCGGCGGCGGCATCTTCACCAAGGCCGCTGACGTTGGCGCCGATCTGGTCGGCAAGGTCGAGGCGGGCATCCCCGAGGACGACCCGCGCAACCCCGCCGTCATCGCCGACAATGTGGGCGACAATGTGGGCGACTGCGCAGGCATGGCCGCCGACCTGTTCGAGACCTATGTCGTCACCGTGGGCGCGACCATGGTGCTGACGGCGCTGCATTTCCAGAACCAGCCTGCCTTGCTGCTGCCGCTGATGAGCTTGCCGCTGCTGATCGGCGGCGTGTGCATTCTCACCTCGATCATCGGCACCTATTTTGTGCGGCTGGGATCATCGCGCAACATCATGGGGGCGATGTACAAGGGCTTTGGCGTCACCGCCGTGCTCTCCATCCCCGCGATCTGGCTGGCGATTGCCTCGGTGATCGGCGATGTCGCGGGCGAGATGAGCACGCCGCTGGGCACCGGCATGCTGACCGGGCAGGCGCTGTTCCATTGCGCCCTGCTGGGTCTGGCGATCACCGGCCTCATCATCTGGATCACCGAATATTACACCGGCACAGGCTATCGCCCGGTGCGCTCCATCGCCAAGGCTTCGGAGACGGGCCATGGCACCAATGTCATTCAGGGTCTGGCGATCAGCCTTGAGGCGACCGCCCTGCCCACGCTGGTCATCGTGGCCGGGATCATCTTTGCCTATCAGCTCGCCGGGCTGATCGGCATTGCCTATGCCGCCACATCGATGCTGGCGCTGGCGGGCATGGTGGTGGCGCTCGACGCCTACGGCCCCGTCACCGACAACGCCGGTGGTATCGCCGAAATGGCCGGTCTGGACGACAGCGTGCGCGAAAAGACCGATGCTCTGGACGCGGTGGGCAACACCACCAAGGCCGTGACCAAGGGCTATGCCATCGGCTCGGCAGGGCTGGCGGCGCTGGTGCTGTTCGCCGCCTACACCACCGATCTGCGCGAGTTCTTCCCCGGGCTGCATGTCGATTTCAGTCTGGAGAACCCCTACGTCATCGTCGGGCTGCTTTTGGGCGGCCTCCTGCCCTATCTCTTCGGCGCCATGGGCATGACGGCGGTGGGTCGCGCGGCAGGCGATGTGGTGATGGATGTACGCAACCAGTTCGCCAGCGATCCGGGCATCATGGCGGGCACGTCGCGGCCCAATTACGCCCGCACCGTCGATCTGGTGACGCGCGCCGCGATCAAGGAAATGGTGCTGCCATCCCTGCTGCCGGTGCTGGCGCCGGTGGTGGTCTATGCCGTGATCAGCGCGGTGGCCGGGCGGCAGAACGGCTTTGCCGCTCTGGGCGCGCTGCTGCTGGGCGTGATCGTGGGCGGGCTCTTCGTGGCGCTCTCCATGACCAGCGGCGGCGGCGCCTGGGACAATGCCAAGAAATACATCGAGGACGGCCATCACGGCGGCAAGGGCTCCGAAGCCCACAAGGCCGCAGTGACCGGCGACACGGTCGGCGATCCCTATAAGGACACCGCCGGGCCCGCCGTGAACCCCATGATCAAGATCACCAACATCGTCGCCCTGCTGCTGCTGGCCGCATTGGCCGGGCAGGCCGCCGCAGGATGA
- the infA gene encoding translation initiation factor IF-1 yields MAKEELLEMRGQVVELLPNAMFRVRLENDHEILGHTAGKMRKNRIRVLVGDEVLVELTPYDLTKGRITYRFMPGRGGPGGY; encoded by the coding sequence ATGGCAAAAGAAGAACTCCTCGAAATGCGCGGCCAGGTGGTCGAGCTTCTCCCCAACGCGATGTTCCGCGTGCGTCTGGAGAACGATCACGAAATCCTCGGCCACACCGCCGGCAAGATGCGCAAGAACCGCATCCGCGTGCTGGTGGGCGATGAGGTGCTGGTCGAACTGACGCCCTATGACCTCACCAAGGGTCGCATCACCTACCGCTTCATGCCTGGCCGCGGCGGCCCCGGCGGCTATTGA
- a CDS encoding ribonuclease E/G — translation MEWLVEQGIGEDRALGYRDGQVVAARLDWPGMLAAGQIEEARLTTRLAGTRRGIARFASGEEALVDSLPRDASEGANIRLIVTRAALAEKGRFKQAKAKPTSGESRPAPSLAESLRAEGYTPRITRHLPSGDWDEVWEAAWSGEVQFSGGALIVSPTPAMTLIDIDGPLSPRDLALAAVEPVAQAIGWLDLAGSIGVDFPTLSAKADRQAVDTALESALDRYNHERTAMNGFGFVQIVARMERPSLLARLAHHRVEAAARLLLRRAERVEEPGALLLTCAPAVRNAILPAWEAELAKRSGRVIRWAETPGPGNTIVALEGGFAQAIPL, via the coding sequence ATGGAATGGCTGGTCGAGCAGGGCATCGGCGAGGATCGCGCCCTCGGTTACCGGGATGGTCAGGTGGTGGCCGCAAGGCTGGACTGGCCGGGCATGCTGGCCGCCGGGCAGATCGAGGAGGCGCGCCTGACCACCCGCCTTGCCGGAACGCGGCGCGGCATCGCCCGCTTTGCCAGCGGCGAGGAAGCGCTGGTCGATTCCCTGCCGCGTGACGCCAGCGAGGGCGCGAATATCCGCCTGATCGTCACCCGTGCCGCTCTGGCCGAGAAGGGGCGCTTCAAACAGGCCAAGGCCAAGCCCACCAGCGGCGAGTCCCGCCCCGCCCCCAGCCTTGCCGAAAGCCTGCGTGCGGAAGGTTATACGCCACGCATCACCCGCCACCTGCCTTCTGGCGATTGGGACGAGGTGTGGGAGGCCGCATGGTCGGGCGAGGTACAATTTTCCGGAGGCGCGCTGATCGTCTCTCCCACGCCCGCCATGACGCTGATCGACATCGACGGGCCTCTCTCTCCGCGCGATCTGGCACTGGCCGCTGTGGAGCCCGTAGCGCAAGCCATCGGCTGGCTGGATCTGGCCGGGTCAATCGGCGTGGATTTCCCCACGCTGTCTGCCAAGGCGGACCGGCAGGCGGTGGATACCGCTCTGGAAAGCGCGCTGGATCGTTACAACCATGAGCGCACCGCGATGAACGGCTTCGGCTTTGTGCAGATCGTGGCGCGGATGGAGCGCCCCTCCCTGCTGGCGAGGCTGGCCCACCATCGCGTCGAGGCTGCCGCACGCCTGCTGCTGCGCCGCGCTGAAAGGGTGGAAGAGCCCGGCGCCCTGCTGCTGACCTGCGCTCCAGCCGTGCGCAATGCGATTCTCCCCGCATGGGAGGCCGAATTGGCAAAGCGCAGCGGGCGCGTGATCCGCTGGGCCGAAACGCCCGGCCCTGGAAACACCATAGTGGCGCTGGAAGGCGGCTTCGCTCAGGCCATCCCTCTTTAG
- the thiL gene encoding thiamine-phosphate kinase has product MAGELAFIARLRDLASHPAARGLNDDCAVLEVGSETLILTHDSLAQGVHYLASQDMADVAWRLVATNLSDLAAKGAEPLGVLIGYTLGRDDERFLDGLGEALRHYNVPLLGGDTITAEGPRTLGLTAIGRATYRPVPSRAGAQVGDGVWITGAVGAAMIGLEALQSGDHDPALSLPYRRPDALLAQGQALAPLVTAMMDLSDGLLLDAHRMGTASGVTLAIDSAAVPLAAPEHRRNEALRWGDDYQLLFTLPPSAVPPVAAYHIGTVEAWQDAPLILDGQPLVDANHLGWQHEA; this is encoded by the coding sequence ATGGCGGGCGAGTTAGCCTTCATCGCCCGCCTGCGGGATCTGGCCAGTCACCCTGCCGCGCGCGGGCTCAATGACGATTGCGCGGTGCTGGAGGTGGGCAGCGAGACGCTGATCCTCACCCATGATTCGCTGGCGCAGGGCGTGCATTACCTCGCCAGCCAGGACATGGCCGATGTGGCCTGGCGTCTGGTGGCCACGAACCTCTCCGATCTGGCCGCCAAGGGCGCCGAGCCGCTGGGCGTGCTGATCGGCTACACGCTGGGCCGCGATGACGAGCGCTTCCTCGATGGGCTTGGTGAAGCCCTTCGGCATTACAACGTGCCCCTGCTGGGCGGCGACACGATCACGGCGGAAGGCCCTCGCACGCTGGGGCTGACGGCGATCGGCCGCGCCACGTATCGCCCGGTGCCCTCGCGCGCCGGGGCGCAGGTGGGCGATGGCGTGTGGATCACCGGAGCCGTCGGTGCGGCGATGATCGGGCTTGAAGCGCTGCAGAGCGGCGATCACGATCCCGCCCTCAGCCTGCCCTACCGCCGCCCGGATGCGCTTTTGGCACAAGGTCAAGCGCTGGCGCCGCTGGTGACCGCAATGATGGATCTGTCCGATGGGCTGCTGCTCGACGCGCATCGCATGGGCACCGCCAGCGGCGTGACGCTGGCCATCGACAGCGCTGCCGTTCCGCTGGCGGCCCCCGAGCATCGCCGCAATGAAGCGCTGCGCTGGGGCGATGATTATCAATTGCTTTTTACCCTGCCCCCATCGGCTGTGCCGCCGGTTGCCGCGTATCATATCGGGACGGTCGAGGCATGGCAGGATGCCCCGCTGATCCTCGATGGACAGCCTCTGGTCGATGCCAACCATCTGGGATGGCAGCACGAAGCTTAG
- the uvrC gene encoding excinuclease ABC subunit UvrC has translation MPSDSSGSDIPASPNRFNEDAATRLIRGGSERPDLDMGVAAIREVLATLPARPGVYRMTDVRGDVLYVGKARALRNRVANYTQVDRLPLRLQRMVSQCRGMTIVTTNSEAEALLLEAQLIKRFRPPYNVLLRDDKSFPFILLRTDHDFPRISKHRGARKAVGNYYGPFASAGSVNTTINALQKLFLLRSCTDSFMSRRDRPCLLYQIKRCSAPCVDRIDKEGYADLVRQARDFLGGKSNAVQREIEAQMAQAAEDLDFERAAMLRDRLRAATFIQGSQAIHAEGLPNADIFAMAVKNGQIAIQAFFIRGGQNWGHRAFFPTHTEGLEEAEVMQSFLAQFYEEVPPPRVILMDRELPEADLLAEALKEAAGGKVEIAMPQRGDRKRLVEQATRNAVEALDRRAAETGTKAKIWREMTEFLDLPEIPQRVEVYDNSHIQGAHALGAMIVAGPEGFIKGQYRKWNIKQAETNDDFGMMREVLARRFGRVMEEDPERDKGLWPDLILIDGGKGQLSAVMEVVNELGIEDVAVIGIAKGPHHGRDGREVFHFPDGREKMLPVNSPVLFHLQRLRDEVHRFVIGAHRDKRSRAITASPLDEIPGIGPARKRALLLHFGTASRVRAAALDDLMRAPGVSEAVARTVYDFYHPGG, from the coding sequence ATGCCTTCCGACTCATCCGGTTCCGACATTCCAGCCAGCCCCAACCGCTTCAACGAGGATGCCGCCACGCGCCTGATCCGGGGCGGCAGCGAGCGACCCGATCTCGACATGGGCGTTGCCGCGATCCGCGAGGTGCTGGCCACCTTGCCCGCGCGCCCGGGCGTCTATCGCATGACCGATGTGCGCGGCGATGTGCTGTATGTCGGCAAGGCGCGGGCGCTGCGCAACCGCGTGGCGAACTACACGCAGGTCGACCGCCTGCCCTTGCGGCTGCAGCGCATGGTCTCGCAGTGCCGGGGCATGACCATCGTCACCACCAATTCGGAGGCCGAGGCGCTGCTGCTTGAAGCGCAGCTGATCAAGCGCTTCCGGCCGCCCTACAATGTGCTGCTGCGCGACGATAAGTCGTTTCCTTTCATTCTTTTGCGCACGGATCACGATTTTCCGCGCATCTCCAAGCATCGCGGCGCGCGCAAGGCGGTGGGCAATTACTACGGCCCCTTCGCCAGCGCCGGATCGGTGAACACCACGATCAACGCGCTGCAAAAGCTGTTCCTGCTGCGCAGCTGCACCGACAGTTTTATGAGCCGCCGCGACCGGCCCTGCCTGCTCTACCAGATCAAACGTTGCAGCGCGCCTTGCGTGGATCGCATCGACAAGGAAGGCTATGCCGATCTGGTGAGGCAGGCGCGCGATTTCCTCGGCGGCAAATCCAATGCGGTGCAGCGCGAGATCGAGGCCCAGATGGCGCAGGCCGCCGAAGATCTGGATTTCGAGCGCGCCGCCATGCTGCGTGACCGCCTGCGCGCCGCGACCTTCATTCAGGGCTCTCAGGCAATCCATGCCGAGGGCCTGCCCAACGCCGACATCTTCGCCATGGCGGTGAAGAATGGTCAGATCGCCATTCAGGCCTTCTTTATCCGCGGCGGCCAGAACTGGGGCCACCGCGCCTTCTTCCCCACCCACACCGAGGGGCTGGAAGAGGCCGAGGTGATGCAAAGCTTCCTCGCGCAATTCTATGAGGAGGTGCCGCCCCCGCGTGTCATCCTGATGGACCGCGAACTGCCCGAAGCCGACCTGTTGGCCGAAGCGCTGAAAGAGGCCGCCGGCGGCAAGGTGGAGATCGCCATGCCCCAGCGCGGCGACCGCAAGCGTCTGGTGGAGCAGGCCACCCGCAATGCCGTGGAAGCGCTCGACCGCCGCGCCGCCGAAACCGGCACCAAGGCGAAAATCTGGCGCGAGATGACAGAATTCCTCGATTTGCCGGAAATCCCCCAGCGCGTCGAAGTCTATGACAACAGCCATATTCAGGGCGCTCATGCCCTTGGCGCGATGATCGTCGCGGGGCCGGAAGGCTTCATCAAGGGCCAGTACCGCAAGTGGAACATCAAGCAGGCGGAAACCAACGACGACTTCGGCATGATGCGCGAGGTTCTCGCCCGCCGCTTCGGCCGCGTGATGGAGGAAGACCCCGAGCGCGACAAAGGCCTCTGGCCCGACCTGATCCTGATCGACGGTGGCAAGGGCCAGCTCAGCGCCGTGATGGAGGTGGTGAACGAACTCGGCATCGAGGATGTCGCGGTGATCGGTATCGCCAAGGGCCCCCACCACGGCCGCGACGGGCGCGAAGTCTTCCACTTCCCCGACGGGCGTGAGAAGATGCTGCCGGTCAACTCGCCCGTGCTGTTCCACCTGCAGCGCCTGCGCGACGAGGTTCACCGCTTCGTGATCGGCGCTCACCGCGATAAGCGTTCCCGCGCGATCACAGCGTCTCCGCTGGACGAGATCCCCGGCATCGGTCCTGCCCGCAAGCGCGCACTGCTGCTGCATTTCGGCACGGCGAGCCGGGTGCGGGCGGCGGCGCTGGACGATCTGATGCGGGCGCCGGGCGTGTCCGAAGCGGTGGCGCGGACGGTGTATGATTTTTACCATCCGGGGGGGTGA